A DNA window from Malus domestica chromosome 12, GDT2T_hap1 contains the following coding sequences:
- the LOC103450819 gene encoding probable receptor-like protein kinase At5g18500 codes for MASDLQSELSKKTPIFNLKVWEVIGIAVALFIIVILTVLSMCLTWRKKSRKARDKIPLSQIPTVSKEIKEVRVEQVSAREFAPRDGILLTIHDKSSDKGSDKIMVHLDMGKSKNGENSSQSGSFNHLENDGVLSQSGEEGSSSTVTGHKPSSSYPITAPSPLVGLPEFSHLGWGHWFTLRDLELATNRFAKDNVLGEGGYGVVYRGHLINGTPVAVKKILNNLGQAEKEFRVEVEAIGHVRHKNLVRLLGYCVEGTHRILVYEYVNNGNLEQWLHGAMRHHGYLTWEARIKVLLGTAKALAYLHEAIEPKVIHRDIKSSNILIDEDFNSKVSDFGLAKLLGAGTSHVTTRVMGTFGYVAPEYANTGLLNEKSDVYSFGVLLLEAITGRDPVDYGRPAHEVNLVDWLKMMVGSRRSEEVVDPNIEVRPSTRALKRALLTALRCVDPDSEKRPKMSQVVRMLESEEYPIPREDRRHRRTEGSSADIDSQRENSDTDRSDYPGSRSESKGYQRT; via the exons ATGGCTTCTGATCTCCAATCAGAATTATCCAAGAAAACTCCCATTTTTAATCTAAAAGTCTGGGAAGTAATTGGAATTGCTGTTGCACTGTTTATCATAGTCATCCTCACTGTGCTATCAATGTGTCTTACTTGGCGTAAGAAATCGAGGAAAGCTAGGGACAAGATTCCCCTTAGTCAAATCCCAACTGTCTCGAAAGAGATTAAGGAAGTTCGGGTTGAGCAAGTATCTGCTAGGGAGTTTGCTCCTCGTGATGGAATTCTTCTCACCATTCATGACAAATCTAGTGACAAAGGATCAGATAAGATCATGGTCCATCTGGATATGGGAAAATCGAAGAATGGAGAGAATAGCAGCCAGTCAGGTTCATTTAATCATTTAGAAAACGACGGTGTCCTGTCCCAATCTGGAGAAGAGGGGAGTTCCAGCACCGTTACAGGACATAAGCCTTCTTCATCTTATCCAATAACCGCCCCGTCTCCTCTAGTTGGCCTGCCTGAATTCTCGCATTTGGGTTGGGGACACTGGTTTACATTAAGGGACCTTGAGCTTGCAACAAACCGGTTTGCAAAGGACAATGTCCTTGGTGAAGGTGGATATGGAGTTGTTTACAGGGGACATCTCATCAATGGGACTCCAGTGGCAGTTAAAAAGATCCTAAACAACCT AGGCCAAGCAGAGAAAGAATTCAGGGTGGAAGTTGAAGCAATCGGCCATGTGCGCCACAAGAATTTGGTTCGCCTCCTGGGATACTGCGTCGAAGGAACTCATAG GATTTTGGTCTATGAGTATGTCAACAATGGAAACTTGGAGCAGTGGCTTCACGGAGCAATGCGTCACCATGGATATCTCACTTGGGAAGCCCGCATAAAGGTTCTCCTTGGGACCGCAAAAGC TCTTGCCTATTTACATGAGGCCATTGAACCAAAAGTTATACACCGAGACATTAAATCAAGCAATATATTGATTGATGAAGACTTCAATTCCAAGGTATCTGATTTTGGGCTGGCCAAGCTGCTGGGTGCAGGAACTAGTCATGTGACAACGCGTGTTATGGGAACCTTCGG GTATGTGGCCCCTGAATATGCTAATACCGGACTTTTGAATGAAAAGAGTGATGTATATAGCTTTGGGGTTTTGCTCTTAGAAGCAATTACTGGAAGGGACCCTGTTGACTATGGTCGCCCTGCTCATGAG GTGAATCTGGTTGATTGGCTAAAAATGATGGTTGGAAGCAGAAGATCCGAAGAAGTGGTAGACCCAAACATTGAGGTGAGACCCTCGACAAGAGCCCTGAAACGAGCCCTCTTGACTGCTCTGAGGTGCGTTGATCCAGATTCTGAAAAAAGACCCAAGATGAGCCAAGTTGTCCGTATGCTCGAGTCCGAGGAATATCCTATACCAAGAGAG GATCGAAGGCACCGAAGAACTGAAGGAAGTAGCGCGGACATTGATTCCCAGCGCGAAAATTCAGATACTGATCGCAGTGATTATCCGGGTTCAAGATCAGAGAGCAAAGGCTACCAACGGACGTAA